One region of Vescimonas fastidiosa genomic DNA includes:
- a CDS encoding MurR/RpiR family transcriptional regulator, which yields MNDNVLHRIRNGMDGFSKGQKRIANYILTDCDKASNMTACRLGQITQVSESTVVRFASQLGYDGYPAMQKALQELVRGKLTSLQRIEASGDQINSGDIAGSVMQQDMDTLRSTIDGIDRTEFDRVVGKLVRAKRIYILGVRSSSFLAGYLNFYFHLIFENVTLVQSAAGEIFDQMLRIGPGDVLLAIGFPRYSKLTMSAVHFARDRGAEVIAITDSKMSPLYTLSVASLLVHCEMISFVDSMAAPVSLLNALIVAVGKQKSAETAETFAEMERVWSRYEIFGYEDDE from the coding sequence ATGAACGACAATGTGCTGCACAGGATCCGTAACGGTATGGATGGATTCTCCAAGGGGCAGAAGCGGATCGCAAACTACATACTCACAGACTGTGACAAGGCCTCCAATATGACGGCCTGCCGACTGGGGCAGATTACCCAGGTCAGCGAGTCCACGGTGGTGCGCTTTGCCTCCCAGCTGGGCTACGACGGGTATCCCGCTATGCAGAAGGCCTTGCAGGAGCTGGTGCGAGGAAAGCTCACCAGCCTCCAGCGCATTGAGGCCTCCGGCGATCAAATCAATAGCGGGGACATTGCCGGAAGCGTCATGCAGCAGGATATGGACACCCTCCGCAGCACCATCGACGGCATCGATCGGACGGAATTTGACCGGGTCGTGGGGAAGCTGGTGCGGGCTAAGCGCATTTATATCCTGGGTGTGCGGTCGTCCTCCTTTTTGGCCGGGTATTTAAATTTTTATTTCCATTTGATTTTTGAAAATGTGACGCTGGTGCAGAGCGCTGCGGGAGAGATCTTTGACCAAATGCTGCGCATCGGGCCCGGGGATGTGCTGCTGGCTATCGGCTTTCCCCGGTACTCTAAGCTGACCATGAGCGCAGTACATTTTGCCAGGGACAGAGGCGCAGAAGTCATAGCTATCACGGACAGTAAAATGTCTCCCCTTTACACCCTTTCAGTGGCCTCACTGCTGGTTCACTGCGAGATGATCTCCTTTGTGGACTCCATGGCGGCACCGGTGAGCCTGCTCAATGCGCTTATAGTTGCGGTGGGCAAGCAGAAGAGCGCGGAGACGGCGGAGACCTTTGCGGAGATGGAACGCGTGTGGTCCCGGTATGAGATTTTCGGGTATGAGGACGATGAGTAA
- the cdaA gene encoding diadenylate cyclase CdaA: MDSIISVLENIWRYLTLIRITDVLDISIMSFAIYKLLSLVRSTRAENILKGIVIFILALWLSSLLNLRGINYILSYVVEWGVLALFVVFQPELRRGLEQLGSKNIRLLRFLTPEQRSTELEKAIDQTVVACTEMSQSRTGVLIVFERSLVLNDMLRSGTELDARVSSELLKNIFFVKAPMHDGAVIIRNGRILGAGCMLPLSKNVNLSRDLGMRHRAGIGMSENSDAVVVIVSEETGSISVAIGGMLKRHLMPETLSKLLKNELMPAPEQETEARKDPPWFLRRIRQQKGGDEDE; the protein is encoded by the coding sequence GTGGATTCTATCATTTCTGTGCTGGAAAATATATGGCGATACCTGACGCTGATCCGCATTACGGATGTGCTGGATATTTCCATTATGTCCTTTGCCATCTATAAGCTGCTGAGCCTGGTGCGCAGCACCCGGGCCGAGAATATCCTCAAGGGGATCGTGATTTTCATTTTGGCGCTGTGGCTGTCCTCTTTGCTGAATCTGCGGGGGATCAACTACATCCTCAGCTATGTAGTAGAGTGGGGCGTTTTGGCCCTGTTTGTGGTGTTTCAGCCGGAGCTGCGCAGGGGCCTGGAGCAGCTTGGCAGCAAGAATATCCGACTGCTGCGTTTCCTGACACCGGAGCAGCGGAGCACCGAGCTGGAAAAGGCCATCGACCAGACTGTGGTGGCCTGCACGGAGATGTCCCAGTCCCGTACGGGCGTGCTTATTGTGTTTGAGCGCAGCTTGGTGCTTAACGACATGCTTCGCAGCGGTACGGAGCTGGATGCAAGGGTGTCCAGTGAGCTGCTGAAAAATATTTTCTTCGTGAAGGCGCCTATGCACGACGGCGCGGTTATCATTCGCAACGGGCGTATTTTGGGCGCAGGCTGTATGCTGCCGCTGTCGAAAAATGTGAATTTGAGCCGGGATCTGGGTATGCGCCACCGGGCCGGTATCGGCATGAGCGAGAACTCCGATGCGGTGGTGGTGATCGTTTCCGAGGAGACGGGTTCCATTTCCGTGGCCATCGGCGGGATGCTCAAGCGGCACTTAATGCCCGAGACCCTGTCTAAGCTGCTGAAAAACGAGCTGATGCCCGCTCCGGAGCAGGAGACGGAAGCCCGAAAAGATCCGCCCTGGTTCTTGCGGCGTATCCGTCAGCAGAAGGGAGGCGACGAGGATGAGTAA
- a CDS encoding bifunctional 4-hydroxy-3-methylbut-2-enyl diphosphate reductase/30S ribosomal protein S1 has product MQVMMAESAGFCYGVKRAVDMARETAKKCRHSVMLGSIIHNANVVAELEALGMRKVDSWDQVRPGETVVIRSHGERKEVFERLAAIGATCVNATCPNVLRIQQLVAQAQEEGRTPLIIGEMHHPEVLGAASWSERSVILPGPRELENWLNEEPSRRNMPLTATAQTTCVQGIWESSKEILKKQCTNAKIFDTICNATHRRQTEAAELAAQVDVMVVVGDRKSANTKHLAEICREKCGRVVQIERAGELSSELFEGCLVAGLTAGASTPAGIIKEVYTTMSEEIKNMESNEESFEELLEKSFKTLNTGEKVTGIVTAVGPTEVQVDLGCKQAGYISVDELSADPNVKPEDVVKVGDEIETYIIRVNDVEGYAMLSKKRLDAVKVWEDIEVARENKTTLEGKVTEENKGGIVVNVKGVRVFVPASQSGQPRGADLSEMIGQTVSLRITEVNRARRRVVGSIRAVQFEARQAAQAAIWESIEVGKHYTGTVKSMTSYGVFVDIGGVDGMVHISELSWSRIKNPAEVVSVGDTLDVYVISFDPEKHKISLGVKDRSCNPWDKFMETYHVGDVANVRIVKLMTFGAFAEVVPGVDGLIHISQIADRRIEKPGDVLSEGQMVDAKITAIDEEKQKISLSIRALLGSHEDEADEAEVEE; this is encoded by the coding sequence ATGCAGGTGATGATGGCTGAGAGCGCCGGATTTTGCTACGGCGTGAAGCGGGCCGTGGACATGGCCCGGGAGACGGCGAAAAAATGCCGGCACAGCGTAATGCTGGGAAGCATTATCCATAACGCCAATGTGGTGGCGGAGCTGGAGGCCCTGGGAATGCGCAAGGTGGATTCTTGGGATCAGGTGCGCCCCGGCGAGACGGTGGTTATCCGCTCCCACGGGGAGAGAAAAGAGGTTTTTGAGAGGCTGGCGGCTATAGGCGCGACGTGCGTCAACGCCACCTGCCCCAATGTACTGCGCATTCAGCAGCTGGTGGCGCAGGCCCAGGAGGAGGGGAGAACGCCCCTGATTATCGGGGAGATGCACCATCCGGAGGTGCTGGGGGCGGCCAGCTGGTCGGAGCGGTCGGTGATTCTGCCGGGGCCCCGGGAGCTGGAAAATTGGCTCAACGAGGAGCCTTCCCGCCGGAATATGCCCCTTACGGCGACGGCTCAAACCACCTGTGTACAGGGAATTTGGGAAAGTTCCAAAGAAATTTTAAAAAAACAGTGTACAAATGCAAAAATATTTGATACAATATGTAATGCTACGCATAGGCGTCAAACTGAGGCGGCCGAATTGGCGGCTCAGGTGGATGTCATGGTCGTTGTTGGAGACCGTAAAAGTGCCAATACCAAGCATTTAGCAGAGATTTGCAGGGAGAAATGCGGACGGGTCGTTCAAATTGAGCGGGCCGGTGAGCTCTCGTCAGAACTTTTTGAGGGATGTCTTGTGGCAGGTCTTACGGCCGGCGCGTCTACGCCAGCGGGCATCATTAAGGAGGTATATACAACGATGAGCGAAGAAATCAAGAACATGGAATCCAACGAGGAAAGCTTCGAGGAACTGCTGGAAAAATCTTTTAAGACTTTAAATACAGGAGAGAAGGTAACCGGTATCGTGACGGCTGTCGGCCCCACCGAGGTACAGGTGGATCTGGGCTGCAAGCAGGCGGGCTACATTTCCGTGGATGAGCTGAGTGCTGATCCCAATGTGAAGCCCGAGGATGTGGTGAAGGTAGGCGACGAGATCGAGACCTACATCATCCGCGTGAACGATGTGGAAGGCTACGCTATGCTCTCCAAGAAGCGTCTGGACGCTGTGAAGGTCTGGGAGGACATCGAGGTTGCCCGGGAGAACAAGACCACCCTGGAGGGCAAGGTCACCGAGGAGAACAAGGGCGGCATCGTCGTCAATGTGAAGGGCGTGCGCGTGTTCGTGCCCGCTTCCCAGAGCGGCCAGCCCCGGGGCGCTGACCTCAGCGAGATGATCGGTCAGACCGTTTCCCTGCGTATTACCGAGGTCAACCGTGCCCGCCGCCGCGTGGTTGGCTCCATCCGTGCCGTGCAGTTCGAGGCCCGTCAGGCTGCCCAGGCTGCTATTTGGGAGAGCATCGAGGTGGGTAAGCACTACACCGGCACCGTGAAGTCCATGACCAGCTATGGCGTGTTCGTGGATATCGGCGGTGTGGACGGCATGGTACATATCTCTGAGCTGTCCTGGTCCCGCATCAAGAACCCCGCTGAGGTGGTTTCTGTGGGCGACACCCTGGATGTGTATGTCATTTCCTTCGACCCCGAGAAGCACAAGATCTCTCTGGGTGTGAAGGATCGCTCCTGCAATCCCTGGGATAAGTTCATGGAGACTTATCATGTGGGTGATGTGGCCAATGTGCGCATCGTGAAGCTGATGACCTTCGGCGCTTTCGCTGAGGTAGTTCCCGGTGTGGATGGTCTGATCCACATTTCCCAGATCGCCGACCGCCGCATTGAGAAGCCCGGTGATGTTCTGTCCGAGGGCCAGATGGTGGATGCCAAGATCACCGCTATCGACGAGGAGAAGCAGAAGATTTCCCTGTCTATCCGCGCTCTGCTGGGCAGCCACGAGGACGAGGCCGACGAGGCTGAGGTCGAGGAGTAA
- a CDS encoding CdaR family protein has translation MSKKRKVVRIAISILAAIAIWLYVDLVRQPSVPMKVKDIPVEFSGESTTLADKGLMLLSGYDTTIDLTLKGPRRQLWQIDKDDIRIVVDTSSITEVGSQSLTYQVIYPDGVSKNSITVDWASAYRVTVTVGELYSTEVPLVCEVTGTPKKDFYAEDPILDTNKILLHGQRDDLINISYAKVTVDVTGSDKSYENALAFKLYDYNNIEVDNAAIRPTVKLVQVRVPIKTTKEVPLEMIVRESAGSTRDQVSFSIDPKSVTLAGEKDVLDAIQSIALDTVYLQDISETQTMYYEILAPEKTEIVGDNHSATVTFTVTGVTEKTVTVSHFQVERVPDGFTGICTTESIQVTIRGLAAEIEAVTEDNIIAVIDFSSLTAEGEYTLPVNIVVNGYKNISAKGTYQVNVKLESGTSTTY, from the coding sequence ATGAGTAAGAAACGCAAAGTGGTGCGCATCGCTATATCCATTTTGGCCGCCATCGCCATTTGGCTGTATGTGGACCTCGTGCGCCAGCCCAGCGTGCCTATGAAGGTGAAGGACATCCCTGTGGAATTCTCCGGGGAGAGCACCACCTTGGCGGACAAGGGCCTGATGCTGCTGTCGGGCTATGACACCACCATCGACCTGACTCTCAAGGGTCCCCGCCGCCAGCTCTGGCAAATCGACAAGGATGACATTCGCATCGTGGTGGACACCAGTTCCATTACGGAGGTGGGCTCCCAAAGCCTGACCTATCAGGTGATTTATCCCGACGGGGTATCGAAAAACTCTATCACCGTAGACTGGGCCAGCGCATACCGAGTGACGGTGACGGTAGGGGAGCTGTACTCCACGGAGGTGCCGCTGGTGTGCGAGGTCACCGGCACGCCTAAGAAGGATTTTTACGCTGAGGATCCTATTTTGGATACGAATAAGATCCTGCTCCACGGTCAGCGGGATGACCTGATAAATATCAGCTATGCCAAGGTCACCGTAGATGTCACCGGCAGCGATAAGTCCTATGAGAATGCATTGGCCTTTAAGCTCTATGACTATAATAACATCGAGGTGGACAATGCCGCCATTCGGCCCACGGTGAAGCTGGTGCAGGTGCGTGTACCCATTAAGACCACCAAGGAGGTGCCGCTGGAGATGATCGTGCGGGAGTCGGCTGGCTCTACGCGGGATCAGGTGAGCTTCTCTATAGACCCCAAGTCCGTGACACTGGCGGGAGAAAAGGATGTGCTGGACGCCATTCAGAGTATTGCCCTGGATACGGTGTATTTGCAGGATATTTCCGAGACTCAGACCATGTATTATGAGATCCTGGCGCCGGAAAAAACGGAGATCGTGGGCGATAATCACAGCGCGACCGTTACCTTCACCGTGACCGGTGTGACGGAGAAAACCGTTACCGTCAGCCACTTCCAGGTGGAGCGGGTGCCTGATGGCTTTACGGGGATTTGCACCACAGAGAGCATCCAGGTGACCATTCGGGGCCTGGCGGCGGAAATAGAGGCTGTGACCGAGGACAATATCATTGCGGTCATCGACTTCTCCAGCCTTACCGCCGAGGGAGAGTACACCCTGCCGGTGAACATTGTGGTGAACGGATATAAAAATATAAGTGCAAAGGGCACCTATCAGGTGAATGTGAAGCTGGAGAGCGGCACATCCACGACTTATTAG
- a CDS encoding aminotransferase class V-fold PLP-dependent enzyme, producing the protein MIYLDSGATTLEKPPEVARAMARAVGTMSSPGRGNYPASRRAEQTAFACREAAAGLFQVPTPDQVVFTSNATHGLNIAIRSLVRPGGRVAISGYEHNAVTRVLHSIPGVEMIVADAPLFAPEKILDGFHRALRRGVDAVVCNHVSNVFGCVQPVEAIAQLCRRYNTPLIVDASQSAGILPVTLSDWGAAFVAMPGHKGLYGPQGMGLLLCGGEASPLLFGGTGSASRMQTMPSDLPDRLEAGTHNMPGIAGLLEGLRFVTRMGTENIADHEIRLTRRAARGLAALPGVEVFTDGKGRSQTGVLSFRVRGMDSEQIGEELARRQIAVRSGLHCAPLAHRTAGTLETGTVRLSPSIFNTPRHIDTFLRELTAILRENESSGSRS; encoded by the coding sequence ATGATCTATCTGGATAGCGGAGCCACAACCTTGGAAAAGCCTCCGGAGGTGGCCAGGGCTATGGCCCGGGCGGTGGGGACTATGTCGTCTCCGGGACGCGGGAATTATCCGGCCTCCCGGCGAGCGGAACAGACGGCCTTTGCCTGCCGGGAGGCGGCAGCGGGGCTGTTTCAGGTTCCGACACCGGACCAGGTGGTCTTTACCTCCAATGCTACCCACGGGCTGAACATTGCCATTCGAAGCCTGGTGCGGCCCGGCGGACGGGTGGCCATCAGCGGATATGAGCATAACGCCGTGACAAGGGTGCTGCACAGCATTCCGGGGGTGGAAATGATTGTGGCGGACGCGCCGCTATTTGCGCCGGAGAAGATACTGGATGGATTTCACAGAGCCCTGCGCCGGGGCGTGGATGCGGTGGTGTGCAACCATGTATCCAATGTGTTCGGGTGCGTGCAGCCGGTGGAGGCGATTGCGCAGCTGTGCAGGCGGTACAATACGCCGCTGATCGTGGATGCGTCCCAGTCCGCGGGGATACTCCCGGTGACGCTTTCGGACTGGGGAGCGGCCTTCGTGGCAATGCCGGGGCACAAAGGCCTTTACGGCCCCCAGGGAATGGGACTGCTGCTGTGCGGCGGGGAGGCAAGCCCCCTGCTTTTCGGCGGAACAGGGAGCGCCTCGAGAATGCAGACCATGCCCTCGGATCTGCCGGATCGGCTAGAGGCGGGGACCCACAATATGCCGGGAATTGCGGGGCTTTTAGAGGGACTTAGGTTCGTGACCCGGATGGGAACGGAGAACATCGCGGACCATGAAATCCGCCTGACCCGCCGGGCAGCCCGGGGTCTTGCGGCACTGCCGGGGGTGGAGGTTTTTACCGATGGGAAGGGGCGGTCACAGACAGGGGTGCTGTCGTTCCGGGTCCGGGGAATGGACAGCGAGCAGATTGGCGAGGAACTGGCACGAAGGCAGATCGCCGTGCGCTCGGGGCTGCACTGTGCGCCCTTGGCCCACCGAACTGCCGGGACCCTGGAAACGGGGACCGTGCGTCTGAGCCCTTCGATTTTCAACACGCCCCGGCACATCGACACTTTCCTGCGGGAGCTTACCGCTATTCTTCGAGAAAACGAAAGCAGTGGGAGCCGGTCCTGA
- a CDS encoding BaiN/RdsA family NAD(P)/FAD-dependent oxidoreductase, with the protein MRTMSKDIAVIGGGAAGMMAAIAAAEQGARVCLLEPNQRLGKKLNITGKGRCNVTNNCSMEELMAHIPRNGRFLYSAFSHFGSGETMAFFEGLGVPLKTERGNRVFPVSDCAFDVSGALKRRLERLGVRWVHDRAVSVLTADGAVQAVAGEKGEYPCRAAVLATGGVSYPGTGSTGDGYRIAGELGHTIVAPHGSLVPLVSDDTCCGIMQGLALKNVQLTAVNEKKKTVFSEFGEMLFTHFGVSGPLVLSASAHLRDWDKHTYSLSIDLKPALSEEKLEERLLRELREQSNRNMENVLLSLVPTSMVPVLCTRLHIDPELKANSFKKEQRRALLQELKHFTLSVSGPRPVAEAIVTSGGVKVGEVNPGTMESKLITGLYFAGEILDVDAYTGGFNLQIAWSTGRAAGLAAAEEEGER; encoded by the coding sequence ATGAGGACGATGAGTAAGGATATTGCGGTCATAGGCGGCGGAGCAGCCGGCATGATGGCGGCTATCGCCGCGGCGGAGCAGGGGGCAAGGGTCTGCCTGCTGGAGCCCAACCAGCGGCTGGGCAAGAAGCTGAATATCACCGGGAAGGGACGGTGTAATGTGACCAATAACTGCTCTATGGAGGAGCTGATGGCCCACATTCCCCGAAACGGACGATTTCTATACAGTGCCTTTTCCCATTTCGGAAGCGGGGAGACCATGGCCTTTTTTGAAGGGCTGGGTGTGCCGCTGAAAACGGAGCGGGGAAACCGGGTGTTTCCCGTGTCAGACTGTGCCTTTGATGTGTCCGGGGCCCTGAAGCGGCGGCTGGAAAGGCTGGGCGTGCGCTGGGTGCATGACCGGGCGGTTTCGGTGCTGACGGCCGACGGTGCGGTGCAGGCCGTGGCGGGGGAAAAAGGCGAATATCCGTGCCGGGCGGCGGTCTTAGCCACTGGGGGCGTGTCCTATCCGGGGACAGGCTCCACCGGGGACGGCTACCGCATAGCCGGGGAGCTGGGACATACCATTGTTGCACCCCACGGGTCTCTGGTACCGCTGGTGAGTGATGATACCTGCTGCGGAATAATGCAGGGGTTGGCGCTGAAAAATGTGCAGCTCACGGCGGTGAATGAGAAGAAAAAGACGGTATTCAGTGAGTTCGGTGAAATGCTGTTTACCCATTTCGGTGTGTCGGGGCCGCTGGTGCTGTCGGCCAGCGCCCATTTGCGGGACTGGGACAAGCATACCTATTCGCTGTCTATTGACCTAAAACCGGCTCTTTCGGAGGAAAAGCTGGAGGAGCGGCTTTTGCGGGAGCTGCGGGAGCAGAGCAACCGCAACATGGAGAATGTTCTTTTGTCGCTGGTACCTACCAGCATGGTGCCGGTGCTTTGCACGCGGCTGCATATTGACCCGGAGCTAAAGGCAAACTCCTTTAAAAAGGAGCAGAGACGGGCTCTTTTACAGGAGCTGAAGCATTTCACCCTGTCCGTTTCGGGTCCCAGACCGGTGGCGGAGGCTATTGTTACCTCCGGCGGCGTGAAGGTGGGGGAGGTGAACCCCGGCACCATGGAGTCGAAGCTGATAACAGGGCTGTATTTTGCCGGAGAAATTCTGGATGTGGATGCATATACGGGCGGATTTAATTTGCAGATCGCCTGGTCTACAGGACGGGCGGCAGGATTGGCCGCCGCAGAGGAAGAAGGAGAGAGATGA
- a CDS encoding D-alanyl-D-alanine carboxypeptidase family protein: MKGRRVAAAVLAMLFLLAQRAWAVDISATAAVLMDADTGRILYEKNPDRRMLVASTTKILTALVVLESCELRSTVKVTQEHMAEGSSMYLKPGEEVTVECLLYGLLLASGNDAALALAEACGGVEPCVRAMNRLAGRIGMTDSHFENPNGLDGEAHYSTARDMAKLASYASKQPTFLRICSTTTAHVGGRTMTNHNRLLREVEGCMGMKTGYTKAAGRTLVSCVEREGRTLVAVTLQDGNDWADHRALYEFGFSRADAAETAAACGRKERFWI, from the coding sequence ATGAAGGGCAGGCGCGTGGCGGCGGCTGTGCTGGCGATGCTTTTTTTGCTGGCGCAGCGGGCCTGGGCTGTGGACATTTCGGCCACGGCGGCGGTACTGATGGACGCGGACACGGGGCGCATCCTGTACGAAAAGAATCCCGACAGGCGGATGCTGGTGGCCAGCACCACCAAGATCCTTACGGCATTGGTGGTGCTGGAGAGCTGCGAGCTGCGCAGTACGGTCAAGGTGACCCAAGAGCACATGGCAGAGGGGTCGTCTATGTACCTGAAGCCGGGGGAAGAGGTGACGGTGGAGTGCCTGCTCTACGGATTGCTCCTTGCCTCCGGCAATGATGCAGCCCTGGCACTGGCAGAGGCCTGCGGCGGGGTGGAGCCATGCGTTAGGGCCATGAATCGTCTGGCCGGACGCATTGGAATGACGGACAGTCATTTTGAAAATCCCAACGGGTTGGATGGGGAGGCGCACTACTCCACGGCCCGGGACATGGCAAAGCTGGCGTCCTATGCTTCGAAGCAGCCCACTTTTCTGCGCATTTGCTCTACGACGACGGCCCATGTGGGAGGCCGTACCATGACCAACCACAACCGGCTTCTCCGGGAAGTGGAGGGGTGTATGGGCATGAAAACCGGCTACACCAAGGCTGCCGGACGGACGCTGGTATCCTGCGTGGAGCGGGAGGGGCGGACGCTGGTGGCGGTGACCCTGCAGGACGGCAACGACTGGGCCGACCACAGGGCACTGTATGAATTCGGCTTTTCCCGGGCCGACGCGGCAGAGACGGCGGCGGCCTGTGGGAGAAAAGAACGATTTTGGATTTGA
- a CDS encoding lysophospholipid acyltransferase family protein, translated as MSSKFYAKAYDILAPMATFLHPIAVEGLENVPKDEPVVLCPNHSSNWDPILLICALGREVNLRIMGKNQLFKIPILRSFLRKMGVFPVDRGHSDIGAVKNSIQTLKDGAMLMVFPEGTRVRGKKNTVRPKGGIAMIAIRSGAKLLPVYIGVKKRLFAKVPIIFGKPFAPEYTGRKGTAEEYQANADEVMRRAYALGGAPCR; from the coding sequence ATGAGCAGCAAATTTTACGCCAAAGCTTATGATATTTTGGCCCCTATGGCCACCTTCCTGCACCCCATTGCGGTGGAGGGACTGGAGAATGTGCCTAAGGACGAGCCGGTGGTGCTGTGCCCCAACCACAGCAGCAACTGGGACCCTATTTTGCTTATTTGCGCCCTGGGGCGGGAGGTCAATTTGCGCATTATGGGGAAGAATCAGCTTTTTAAAATTCCCATTCTTCGTTCTTTCCTGCGGAAAATGGGCGTGTTCCCGGTGGACCGGGGCCACTCGGATATCGGTGCGGTGAAAAACTCCATTCAGACCCTAAAGGACGGGGCGATGCTTATGGTGTTTCCAGAGGGGACCCGGGTACGGGGAAAGAAGAATACCGTTCGCCCCAAGGGCGGCATCGCTATGATTGCCATTCGGTCCGGAGCTAAGCTGCTGCCGGTGTATATTGGCGTGAAAAAGCGGCTCTTTGCCAAGGTGCCTATTATTTTCGGCAAGCCCTTTGCCCCGGAGTATACCGGGAGAAAGGGTACGGCGGAGGAATACCAGGCCAACGCGGACGAGGTTATGCGCCGGGCCTATGCTCTGGGAGGTGCGCCATGCAGGTGA
- a CDS encoding pseudouridine synthase: protein MDLKAGDAVRQRVQKLMAQAGLCSRRTAEQWMLDGRVTVNGLPARPGEQADPECDCIEVDGKPLTGDGEKVYLMLNKPRGYVTTLKDELGRRTVADLVADCGKRVFPVGRLDKDSEGLLLFTNDGDLMQRLIHPKFEVSKLYRVTVQGDWRRGIPQLQTMDTLEGEPIAPAQVELDREMGESAVLLITIHQGKNRQIRRMCRQAGLTVTRLERIAEHGIYLADLPCGKWRALTEEERMRLKESEKK, encoded by the coding sequence TTGGATTTGAAAGCAGGTGACGCGGTGCGCCAGCGGGTGCAAAAGTTAATGGCCCAGGCAGGGCTTTGCTCTCGGCGCACGGCTGAGCAGTGGATGCTGGACGGGCGTGTGACGGTGAATGGTCTGCCGGCCCGGCCGGGAGAGCAGGCGGACCCGGAATGTGACTGCATTGAGGTGGACGGAAAGCCCCTGACAGGTGATGGAGAGAAAGTCTACCTGATGCTGAACAAGCCCCGGGGCTATGTGACTACCCTGAAAGATGAGCTTGGCCGCCGGACTGTCGCCGACCTGGTAGCGGACTGCGGGAAGCGGGTGTTTCCCGTGGGGCGGCTGGATAAGGACTCGGAGGGCCTGCTGCTTTTTACCAATGACGGAGATTTAATGCAGCGGCTCATCCACCCGAAATTTGAGGTGAGCAAGCTGTACCGGGTGACGGTGCAGGGAGACTGGCGGCGGGGCATTCCGCAGCTTCAGACCATGGATACCCTGGAGGGAGAGCCCATCGCCCCGGCGCAGGTGGAGCTGGACCGGGAGATGGGGGAGAGCGCCGTGCTGCTTATCACCATTCACCAGGGAAAAAACCGACAGATACGGCGGATGTGCCGCCAGGCAGGCCTTACGGTCACACGGCTGGAGCGCATCGCGGAGCATGGAATATATTTAGCAGACTTGCCCTGTGGCAAGTGGAGAGCCTTGACAGAGGAAGAACGAATGAGGCTAAAGGAGAGCGAGAAAAAATGA
- the cmk gene encoding (d)CMP kinase, whose protein sequence is MSNIYSVAVDGPSGAGKSTLSKEVAKELGIVYVDTGAIYRTIGYYIFTQGIDPKDERAVAAVLPEVQVDMRYGADGLQRMFLGGTDVTEKIRLPEISMYASAVSAIPAVRAFLLEMQRDMARRSSVIMDGRDIGTVVLPNAQVKIFLCADVQVRARRRTLELEQRGTPKPYEQVLEEMEQRDWADSHRSAAPLRPAEDAVVVDTTNMDFAQSKDAILQVIRRRTQP, encoded by the coding sequence GTGAGCAATATTTATTCCGTGGCCGTGGACGGCCCCTCGGGTGCGGGAAAAAGCACCCTGAGCAAGGAGGTGGCCAAGGAGCTGGGCATCGTGTATGTGGATACCGGCGCCATCTACCGCACCATCGGATACTATATTTTTACCCAGGGTATCGACCCTAAGGACGAGAGGGCTGTGGCAGCGGTGCTGCCGGAGGTACAGGTGGATATGCGCTATGGAGCGGACGGCCTGCAAAGAATGTTTCTGGGCGGGACGGATGTGACGGAGAAGATCCGCCTGCCGGAGATTTCCATGTATGCCTCGGCAGTGTCGGCTATCCCGGCAGTGCGGGCTTTCCTGCTGGAGATGCAGCGGGACATGGCCCGGCGCAGCAGCGTTATCATGGATGGCCGGGACATCGGCACCGTGGTGCTGCCGAATGCCCAGGTAAAAATTTTCCTCTGTGCGGATGTACAGGTTCGGGCAAGACGGCGGACTCTGGAGCTGGAGCAGCGAGGAACGCCCAAGCCCTATGAGCAGGTTCTCGAGGAAATGGAGCAGCGGGATTGGGCGGACAGCCATCGCTCTGCCGCCCCTTTGCGTCCGGCCGAGGACGCGGTGGTGGTGGACACCACAAACATGGACTTTGCCCAGAGCAAGGATGCGATTTTGCAGGTTATCAGGAGGCGGACGCAGCCATGA
- a CDS encoding DUF3343 domain-containing protein — protein sequence MEYVIIIARSVTQAQRMMHLLENCGIWAKIFRSPVGLTEYGCSYAVKIRREKLWQAMDCLHRGGLTPLSVHEKQGDGYREVRV from the coding sequence ATGGAATATGTGATCATCATAGCACGCTCTGTCACCCAGGCGCAGCGGATGATGCATCTGCTGGAAAACTGCGGCATTTGGGCGAAAATATTCCGCTCTCCCGTGGGACTGACGGAGTACGGATGCAGCTATGCGGTAAAAATAAGGCGCGAGAAGCTATGGCAGGCGATGGACTGCCTGCATCGGGGAGGTCTGACACCCCTTTCGGTCCACGAAAAACAGGGGGATGGCTACCGCGAGGTGAGGGTATGA